aaatttttttatattaattttttacaaaaatatttaattaaatctttcataatttttttatagatttaaaaaaaaatgtataaattttgaaaattttttctgttagaagtgtttttataaatttaaaagtttttacaaataaaatttataaatttttttaagatttttataattttttttattaaaatacatataatatttctaattttaattttttttaaattcagttttagatgttttctttatttttctagattttttaattttttttttttttaatattttttatatatttggttgtttttttatatacatcttttttttttaaattcgttaATACGTGCAAGAATTACATTTaagttttctatttttggcACCGCTTCGGGTTAAGTGCGCGATTGAAATTTGTGTGGCCAGCTCAATTTAACAGGCGCGCAGAAGTTGACCGACACTTTTCAGGCGGTGTTTAGTTGCATAGTTTCAGGCGCTAATTGACGGGCGTGTTAAATAGACCAAATGCACAGAAACACGTGCAGGTGTTTTAGGCGACCATTAGCGGAATGAAAtgcaatttgaaattaaattaagttactTTATTTAGACTTCTGATTATAATTCACAgttaattgctttaaaatattttaaatatatgtaatattaggAACGTCCATATGTTGTGcggctgaaaaattaaaataattttttaattatattttgtgttttctgtgtttataattttttttttgtaatttaggataggaaaatttaaaaatagaaatattgagtTGATTATATTAATAGGGTGTGACTGtaacttttttagatttttctgctatattttttgtaacgttttttttaatattttgttaatttctgccatttttttgttttgtcactTTACGCACAAAATTTTAGACTTGCTGACAAGCGCAAATACAAAGACACATTTCAGTATATTTGGTCTACGAAACgaatactaaaatatattatcaaaCACTATTTAAACAACTGGCATGCTCGTACATATAGTAAATACGacaaacctacatacatacatacgtacatatactcAATATAGACTCGAACATATAATGCAATACCTAACCAATCATCAAGGCAACCGAAATCATACATATACGTGTACTTATTATGGTGTAGACGAGAGATAAATatataacagcaaaactaaatGAAGCAAAAACTATATTAATGGGCGTAGTAGAATATGTGTATAGGATTATTGTCCtgataacttaaaaattaaaaataatacaatgcAAGAAATAGTGCATATGAAGAATGAATGTAAgcatgtaataaataatataatattagaaaattaatacaaaaaacaacaacaaatactgcAAGTGACAGTTGAGGAGACAGCTGATTGGCTGCACATGATTAGTTAGTTTTAAGCCTATTTTAGGGATTCCAAAGTAAACAAGGTATACAGACTTAAAAgtctaaacaaaacaaaaaccaaaaaaagaaacaaaattactaaaacaaaaaactatagaaacaaataaaagtaataaaaacatgTAGCAAACTGTGTGGTAAGTAGAAAATCCATTTACTTAGCAGCAATATGagtaagaaaatggaaaactaaaatataaacaaataaaaaaaattaaatttagcgcTATATATTAgcaacaaacacacaaaaaccAAGTGCAGACAAGTAAGACATTTCTATAGTAAAATTAGTCAAATACACACACGCTTTACAAAACGTAATGAAATATCAGGcagaagtatatacatatgtataagtgacTTAGcgatgtatgtaaatttattaaagttgacgggtaaaattaaacaaaagcagAAGGGGAACACatgtgcaaaaaacaaaaaagtatatcaataataaattaaaaagcagACGCCACTGTctacaaataatatttgctgACAGCGCGCGGTACACTACATGTTAACACATAGTTGGCAACACGCATGCGATAGCAATAGCGGAAATCAAAGCGCCGTTTGTTGTGGAAAAATTTTCAGCAGTCAAATGATTTTaccaaaaaagttaataaacactaaacaaaaaaaacgaaaacaaacagACAAAAGACAACAGCACTGGAATATCaattagtaaaataataataaacaaacttaaattgtaataacacatgcatacgtacatacatggtacatacataaatatatgaaacaCATACTATATTTCTACGTATTGCAAAGAAaaaaccacatacatacatatgttgatacacaaacaataaaatattagtaaatccagtaaataagtaaaaaaaaaaaaaaaaaaaaaaaaaagctgaaGAAAAAATGTAAGGTAAATCTCCCCAGTCAATGAGTTATTTAGTAATTTAAATGTGTTATCAGCTGACCCTTCCAAGCAACTTTTTCTAAAAATCAGACGCCTAATAGGAAAATAACGCAACCAAATCGAGagatgaaaagaaaattttacacaataaaaGCAGAGAACATACAGCAAGTTGACATAAGTTCTCTAAaagctacatacacacatacaacaacTGACATGGCCTTCCCTGCTTCCTACTTACTTTCCATTCATGCTAATCATAAATGTTAgtggcaaaaaacaaaaacaataatcacAAATGCCATATGTTATAGCGTATATTATTGAAGAAATTATAATTGTcaagtttaaattaaataattatatgaaatcgtttaaatttaaattctaaCTCTACCATATATACCAGATTTAAGATGAATgccggcaaaaaaaaaaacatattgcattGCATGCAGTTAcaataattatacatacatacatgtatgtacgttGTACGTAGTAGTATGTGTGAGCATTGTACGTGCACGCGTTAATGCGGTAGTAATGATTCTAATACgcggtacatacatatatttatgtaagttgTAAACCGTACATAAGTTATACAACTAAATACTTGATTaactgttatttttaaaaattatgtgaagaAATTGCATTTAAGTTTCttgtgaaaataataacaaatccTTAACAATCGACAATTCGTATGAGAAATTATAGTCTATTAAAGTAAAAGattacttcaaataaaaaagagatgccagattaattaataaatgttcGATTGTTTAAGTAAAAAAGATACAAGCATACATTGGCATAAGGCATTGAGGATTGAATAATTAATGAAATGGGTCGAAAGTTATGAGTCACTGTGCAAAATATGAAATCAATAAAGATAtcaatatatacacattattTATTggttaaataagcattttttatGATACTAAATTCGTTGGtttcccacacacacatataatttAAGCTTTGGAGGGGATGCGTGAAAGGTTAAGCTAACTACATGATcgtataatatatgcatattaagtAGTAGAGACGTAACATTGTGAAAGCGAGAACTGTCAGTTGACTGTCACATTTGCAATACTGACATTGCGAAATggttacacaattttttttctagtgaAAGTAAGTATTTTTCTggtatttttgcgatttttaatatatacttaaaacaAAATCACTTATGACCGTTTAAGTTTGGTCGGTAGAtataatattaccgcaaacAAAAGTATTAAGTAGCGAGTGTACAAGTCAATGTCTACACCCTCCTTTATATGCAATGAAACGAAATGATAacgaaacaaaaaagtaaacaaaattcaaCTAATCGAAAAATTACGCtggtttaaaatttcaaatataggATGGAAGaagatttttcattatttttacttGCCAAGCGGAAAGATGCTTTCAACGGggattaggtaaccgttacaacaacaacaacaacatgctttCAACGTCCATCAGCTGAGGCGCCTACGTGACCAAAGTAACctaccgttcccacgacagtcgggtaaccggaacggacccggatttattccggccaaagACTGttaactcggcagaattctgccgctacaacaacaacaactaaagtgATCCTTTTTGTTTGCCATATGAAATCTTCAAAAAACTGTTTGTCTTGCTGCACCTTGTTAAGAAAATACATTGTCTCATCTCCAATCATGAATGAACAGTAAGAAAGAGTGAAGATTGGGTAGTTTTCAATATGCTAATAAACTGAATGAAAATCAGTTAAATATTGCAGAAGAAGTGCTTTAAAGATGCATATCAGTATTGCCGTCAATGAAAAGTAAGACAAAATGGGTAGATAGTACGAATATTATTAggcaatattatatacaaaacttacaatatgctataataattgttgtttgtttgtaaacACAGTGACAGTGAACCTAGCGTTAGCTATagtaaaacgaaataaaatctTTCGAAATACCTTTGTCCTTATGAATCATTTGCACAGCATGTCAAAACTTGCTCTAGCCGCTTTACATTATCAGCCATTGTTGTCACAGCGTCTGTTAAACCTTGCATCACAGTTATGAATTGTTCTTCTCGCTGGTCACGCCTTTTCATACTCTCCAAAAGGGTTTCGTACATTTCATTAAGTGTTgctgattttcgtttttttggAGCGTTTGTCGAATTTCTAGGTACTTGTGGTTCAGGTGACGTTGCATACTGTGTGGAAGATGCGTGCTTGTTTTTCAAAGTTGACAAAACTTTTAAGCTGGATGAGATCATTGAAGTATTTGATGGTGGCGGCAAAACAATAATTCCTTGTGAACTGTTCTCTGTGTGTTTTGAAACACTTGATGGACCGAGCTGTATAATTTTCCTTTGAACATTATCGGTTGTTGTAGGCGTATTGTTTTCAGTTGATGTACGcggaataataaatatttttgccttttcgGTTTCTTTGGTCACTGTTTGGCGGGGAAGAACAAATATGTCAGAACGCGATGTGTCCTGTGCAAGAGTAGAAAGTAGTTTTCAGtaaatttaacaaacaaaaaagaaaatgtagCGGAAAACCCACTGTTGGAATGTCTTCGACTGTATTGGGGCGATTTGCCGCATACGTAGAGTTACTGTCCTCCGAAAGTACAATATCATGTTTGATGTCTAATACTTCCTCTAACCTATGAGCTGCCTAAGAAAACATTTGTGTATTTTAATAATGGTTTTCATCACGCATATGTAATTAGAGGAATACGTACGTCTGCTTGAGTATCATCCTGATGACTATTGTCATCTTCAGAGCtatcaatttctttttttatctcGTCTAATTCCGTTTTCAGCACGTCCTTTAAATATAGAGGAGAAATTTGTGTCAAAAgtgtaaaaagttttaaattatagCTCACTTTAATATTGTCTGCGCTGTCGATCATATTTTCAGCGGCAACGTCTTCAGTAATAGGGTCATTATTGGTGGAATTAATAACTATGTGTTCAttttcgaaaagaaaaaaacaatttctaagCTTTGTAAAAGTTCCCTGAACGATCggtgttaaaatgaaatttaaatacaaataactaTACCTAATTGCACTTGCTTATTTAGTGAACGCTGTCCGAAGTTCCCTAAGGCGAATTTGTCAAATTGAGGTACACCGCTACTTTTGCCACGACGTGCCCGACACCTTAGTTGACTGCGCCAAGTGCTCATAGACTGTAAGAGCGTTATTTATGGATTTAAGTTTATTACACGTGTTTGAAATCAATTATTCACCTCTTTCCATTTATCAGCTGAACGACAAGCGCCATCCATTGAATTCAAATTGCTCGCTAATTCTTCCCATAAGTGACTTACAGCGCCGAACTTCGATGTTAGTAACTTCGGGTGTTTGCTTGCAAAGTTTACAAAGAATAAGAGTTGTTCCATAGAAGCCCGGTTTTTCCTATAACTATataatgcttttttttattgatttgttaactatttttatttcaaatcttttcattacctgTCTATGGCGCTTAAATTTTCATGCGATTCACTCCGTTTCAGGCTTGCTATTAATAAATTCAGCGAAGGCACTGCGTCTGATTGTAATCGTGCTCGTTTTGGATTTGCCGATGTAAAATCGTTTGCACAGAAGTGTTTGGAGCACAATCTTGAACTTTGTGTTAGCTTGACGCCACACGCTACTTCCCATTTACCTCTCATATATTGATCTCGTGGTGGCGAGAACATTGAAACAGTATTATTCCAACTACTTTTACACAGTGAACATGAATTACCCGGCATTACCactatatttctttatattttagaatGAAAACTAAATTCCCTATGTATATGAATTTTGGAACTCGTCAAATATGCGTACAAAATGAACTGTCAATTGTCAATTGTCAGGTATGTTGTTGGTATTTTCCAATAGCGTCGTTGTTGAAAAATTTCATATGACACACCCTGTTGTAACAGCTGTTGCTTATCAATCGCATTGTTGCGGAGTTTCTCCTGCTTTATTATCGAAGAGATTTTGACATGCTCATTCGTAAGCAGACTTTTTGagttaccaaaaataaaaaagttaagtgcagtttaaaatttctaagccaataagaattttttttaattcatacaaAATCTTTAACCTAATACACTTTGAATAGCtttcaacaataaattttttacaaaataactgTTTAGTTTTTGCACTGCTACCACAGCTGTTTTCAGATTTTTCAAATGCCATATATTCTGGTCACCTTGCTAGTGAGTAATCTATGACAACATCAACTACTAGATGTTTTTCCAGcagtgaaaagtgaaaatcgGTGTATATTgtggaaattttattataaacatcTTAAATTGTGTGATTAGAGCGCGCTGAAATGACGGACGCGTTTTCTTATCAACGCACCGTACAGAGTTTGGCTCGCGTATTGGCACGAATAGAGCCAACACCATGGGACAAGGTAACAATTGATTTTCACGGTCAACTCATAGcacaaaatcgacttttcacCTTTGACtcatattcttaattttttgtaggtgcaatcgcttttccGCTATTGTCCACAAGAAAATGCCGCTGGCGTCTTTTGTCTTGATGCAAAAGCGCAAGATGCGGTAATAGCGTTGGGTATTTATTTTCTGGAAAGTGGGTGTCAACATGAGCAGCGCATTGTACCGTATTTACTAAGACTTGCGAAATGCTTGCCGAAAGCAGTTTGGGTAGACGATGCAAAGTGGAGCAAAACCGATCGTAAGTGTATTTGTAAGTGGATACTTTTCCCAGATACTTTAATTTCAAATGAGTTACTATGTTCTGTCAATAGGTATACCATCGGCAGAAAAGTTCAGTTTTTGTTTGAATACATTACTTTCCGACATAGCGTCGAAATGCCCCGATCTACGCGAAGAGATCATACTCAATCAAGTGGAGACGCTTAGCGCTTTGGCAAATATTATCAAATCTAGTAAGGATAGCAGCTCTGCGCCGCCACCCATAATATTATGCAAAGCCACTGTGCCATTACTATTCGGCTTGGCGCGTTCCATGGGCCGCTATGCCAGCCAAGCTCCGTCTTTATTGTGTCGCATATTTCCACGCGAAGAAATGCCGGTGGTTAAACAGAACACGCGCGATGGCGGCAGTTTCAGCTCTAGCGAACGCATTGCTTGCTTCTCACAATTTCGCCCAATCATACCACGTTCCATGTCCGGTAGCTTGAGTCAAGACTCCAACGAGCTGCGCATGCGTCAATTGCAAATGCTAAATGGAATGAAGCAACGGCCACATTTACAAACTTACTTCTCTGTGCCATACGATCCGCGCACACATTTCTTCACCAAGACCGGTTCAAGTTTTAATCAATTTCCCAATATGCGCGCCTGTGAGACGCCAATTAAAGCTAAGAAGTCAGTCACGGTGCCACCATTTCCCATACAGCATCTACAAACTATTTTCGCTGTAGCCAAGAAATTACTCACCAAAGAGACACTGGAGCATTTGGATGAGCAGGCGAGCGATATATTCGCACTGCATCAAATAAAGGGTTATTGCTACAAAAGCTTTTCGGAAACGCTGAATTTGGTATTAGTGACGCTGTTACGTGAACTTTTGCAGCACCAAATCGATTTACCAACGCCATTTACGAAGGACGTGCAGGAATTTGTGAAACGTCTATTTTTAAATGGACAAACGGAGCTGGCAAATAAGCAACAAGATCAAGAGAAGGAAAAGCGCGAAGAGAACGGCATACCGGTGGTGAATAAATACAAGGTCAATGTAATGGCAAATGCCGCCTGCGTGGATCTGCTTGTTTGGGCTATACGCGATGAAACGGGTAGGTGATATGCTTGCTAAAGTGGAAGagcattttcatttttcttgaaaactgtaaaaaaatatttttttttttaattctcactGGTAGGCAATATTTATTCAAGATTCTTGAAAAATATGCTTTacagttaataatttttttttttttattaattctcgTTGGTGTAGCATATTTTTTCAGGAAAAAGAAAAAGCAATGCatttaaacacacacaaacacatatatatatatatatatatatatagttgtaaatTAAGTTAGCGTTATTACATACTTTGGGTACTCACTTgactacttttttatttaatctgaATTATTCTTTTCAGTTGATGAGGAGTACAATGTACCTTCATTGCAGTTGGGTTTAAAGATTTTATTGAAGAAAGgttgttaattttgaaaagctttTGTTTTGTTACGAACCGATTTTTACGCAGTTCGGTGCATGCTCAAATGTTACCacttaagaaaaaaagaaaaaaaaaaccatcaaAGTACTAATTTAATTATGCATACTATTATCACTTCATTGTCATGTCAGACCCACCTCAACAGGAGTTGGACATATTTTGTcacattttttttacctttcctctccaatatatattttttacgtttttgAATGCGTTTATACCAATTTCGCCTACTTTTACGTTTTACTTTATCTTTTACGATTTAACATCACAACCAAACTTAAATTGACAACAACTCCTACTTTTTAGAGGCCGACAAGCTTTGCGGTCGACTCTCGCAAAAGCTCAACTCTGTGCTAAGTCATAAGATTGTCTTAGACCACATGCCATTGCTGATGGTTTGTCTCGAGGGTCTTGGCAAGTTAGCGcaaaaatttccaaacattGCCGGCACATCTATATCGTATTTGCGAGACTTCCTTGTCGACCCCAGTCCAATATTGGCCAAGCTGCATGCTTATTCGCAGCAAACGCTAGCATTGCAGAAGAAGGAGAAGGAAAAGTTGGCGCCTTTCAAGATTGTGGTGCAGAATAGCGAGTCGCGCTCGACTGTGGATATTTATGGTGAAAATCAGAAACATGCGGGCATGCGCCCGGGTCAGGCAGCCTTCGAGGCGTTGCGCGATGCGGCAATTGAAAATTTGAGCATTGCATTACGTTCCGCGCACACGTTGGATCAGTACTGTGTGCCGGCTTTGGTGGCCAACCTCTCGAATCGGCTATTCACAGCAGAGAAACACGAATCGTAAGTACAGTTATATGTCAGATCGACGACAGTCTCCAATAGTTTGGAAAGTAAAGCAAGCAAATGAtgttaacaacaaataaataatatttttttcccatACATTCCATTCTATCTTCGCTCGCCTAGTGAATCTACTTTGGTAAGCCTCAATATTATTGTGATGCTCGGTCACGTTGCCGTCACGCTAAAGGACACTTCGAAGACCACGCAGAATATCTTGCAATTTTTCATTCAACGCTTCTGTAAGGTACCCTCCGAGCAGAATGCGCTAATTGTCGATCAATTGGGCTGCATGATTATCTCACAGTGTGAACCGCATGTTTTTGAAGAgattatgaaaatgttttcgCGCGTCACAGTGCAATCGGCATCGTTGGCCTACACGTCGGATCAGGAACATCGCAAACAATTCAATAACGTGTCGGATGCAGTGGTCAATGCTTTGGGTAATATTGCTGCCAATATACAGGGTGACTCGGAGATGCTCGAATTATTGGGCAAACTGCTCGAACTCTTTGTGCAGATCGGTCTGGAGGGCGAGCGCTCCTATGACAACAATACACCGGGTGCGCAGAAGGCCAGCTCCAGTGCCGGCAATTTAGGTATGCTAATACCAGTAATTGCGGTGCTGGTGCGTCGCCTACCGCCGATTAAGAATCCACGTTTGCGTTTGCATAAGCTATTCAAGGATTTCTGGGTGTATTGTGTGGTCATGGGCTTTACAAATGCTCGCCTCTGGCCAGCCGATTGGTATCAAGGAGTGCAACAGATTGCAGCCAAATCGCCCTTACTCATCTCGCAGACGACACACAAATCCGACATGCGTGAATTGAACTATACATCGGCGATTAAAAGCGATTCGGTGAGTTTAAATGAATTACGTAGCCAAATACTGCTGCTGCTGGAACATCCAACGGCCGATGTGACTGCTTCGATCAACAAATTGACCTTTGCGCAATGCACCTATCTCTTGAGTGTGTATTGGTTGGAGACTTTGCGTGTGGAGAATTCAGAAGAGCCCAGTTTGGAGCCGATTTTAAGCTATCTGTGCGATAATGCGCTGCAAAAGGATAAATCTGGCATCTGGCAATGCGTGAAGTGGTAAGTTGCCAATCAACCAATTGTGCCTAAGCGGAGAGcctaaattcattttttttttttttgtcttttacaGTGTTGCCGATCAGGTCTTCGAGAAGTTCCGCAATGTGCTTTTCGCACATGACGAGATCCGCGAAAAGGTTTTAGAATCACAGGCAATGCTATTGCTCGTCTACTTCAATCACATACACAAGCAAATCCAGTTAGTCGCCGATCAGTATCTCTCGCAGTTGGTGGATAAGTTTCCACATTTGCTATGGAATCGTCGCGTGCTTTGGTGCATGTTGGATATTCTGCAATTGCTTGCATTCTCGCTTACGCTCGATCCGAACGAAGAGACACCAACGCTGCGCGTCGTATCTACACCTTACACCTTGCAGCTAATGGACTCATTGCCTGCACGCGAAAGTCGTCTGAAAGACTTTGCCGATCGCTGTCAAGGTATTGTTAATGAAGCGATGAAATGGGCACCGCGTTCCACACGCTCGCACCTGCAAGAATACCCCAATCAGATACCCACACCGGTACTGGCACACCATAGTGGTCTGGCTTTGGCCTTCGATTCGGTAGTCAGCAGCAATACATTGTATCCGAACGCTTTGCCATCGATTAGTAAGCGTCCGAACTGCGTGAATAGCAATACGCCGCGCTTCGTGTCGGTATTGTGTCTGCGCAGCAAATACGCTGGTGAAATCTCTGGTCTGTTGTCGGTGCTAAGTGAGGATGATAAGGCGGGCTTAGCAGACCGCTTAGTGAAAGATGTGTGGGATGCATGCGCGGAGAAGAGTGATGCGAGTCATCGTGGCGCTTTGTGGCGTGCCACCGCTTATTTGATTATTTGCTCCGATGTAAACCGAAAGCTGTTGCATGCAGTGGGTGAGTCGTGGTTTAAGCATACATTTCACAAGTTACAGCAATTTATcttttttaatgcttttctCCAATAAACtctgcattttaattttttcgcgcTCTCAATTGTTTTCAGCCACCTCTCAGGTGGAATTATTCACCGAATATGCCGTAGAAACGGCTGTGGAGTGCTGGCAGTGGGTGTTGACGGCACGCCAAGATCTGGAGCTCTGCTTTATCCAAGAGATGGTTAGCGCCTGGCAAACGACTTTCGAAAAGAAGTTGGGCCTCTTCTCTGACGAGGTAGAGACTACCATACCATTAGCCGCTTACGATGGCTGTAAGCTGGTCTCTAAGCCCATTCAAATAGCGCCACATCTCATTTGGCTGCAGTTGCTCTCCGAAATGGTGGACACCGCCAAGTATTGTAATCGCGACAAGGTGGAAATGTTTTGTCTGCTGTTGCATCGTTGTTTGCCTATTTCGAAAAATTCGAAACAAAATCGCCAAGTATCAACGGTCGGTTGTCGTTTTAAGCTACTGCAATGCGGTCTCTCGCTGCTGCAGGGCAATACAATACCACGTTCGCTGGCGCGTAACATATTACGTGAGCGCATATATAGCAATGCATTGGATTATTTCTGTGGTCCACCCACATGCGCCAACCAGAGTAAGGAGCAATTGTTGAATGACATTCTGATACTGTTGAAATTCTGGCAGACGATGCGCAGTGAGAAGAAACATTTGGTCACCTCGGAGGTTGGCGAATACGATATAACGGCGGTGGCATCGACGCAAATGCTCTCCGTGAAACAGAATGTGGAGACGGCATCGCTAATTAGCGCTGGTGATGTCGCGCGTTCGATGTCGACCGGCGGCACTGGCGGCTGGTACAACACAATACCGCACTCCACATCTACGCTATCGAAACGATCGAATCGCTCGAAACGACTGCCGTATCAAAAGGACTCGTACGACAAGGATTATATGAAGAAGCGTAATTTGATTTTGGAATTACTGGCAGTCGAGCTGGAATTCCTCATAACGTGGTACAATCCGAATAGTCTACCTGATTTGGCTATACCCGGTAAGTGCTACGCGCGCCGCCAAATGCATGCTTGGAAtatgctatataaatatattcaccgTATTTTCCTAAACAGGTGAAGAGCAGGTGAACGAGTGGCGCGCACGTCCCTCCAAACCCAACTTGTGGCGAGATTACGCACGCCTTGCTTGGACCTACAATCCAGCTTTGGCTGTTTTTCTGCCGTTGCGCATCAAAAGCGCCGACTCGATTGAGGAGGAGGTCTCGCGTTTGGTGTGCGCCGATCCCATCGCGGTCAGCCACATTCCAGAGGCGCTCAAGTATTTGTGCAATACCAAAAATCTGCTACACGAAAGTCCAGATCTGGTTTATATACTTTCCTGGGCTCCCGTCAaccccatacaagcactttccTACTTCTCACGTCAATACCCATCACATCCGCTGACCGCGCAGTACGCCGTCAAGACGCTCAGCTCCTACCAAGCTGAATCGGTATTGCCGTACATTCCACAGTTGGTGCAGGCATTGCGGCACGACACCATGGGTTATGTTGCCGAGTTCATTAAGAATATTTCGAAGCGTTCTCAAATTGTGGCACATCAACTTATATGGAATATGCAAACCAATATGTTCATGGATGAGGATCAACAGCATAGAGATCCAAATTTGTATGACTGCTTGGAGGCGTTGTCACATAATATAATTTCGTCTTTCTCTGGCGCCGCCAAACGTTTTTACGAGCGCGAATTCGATTTCTTCGGCAAGATCACAGCAGTTTCGGGTGAAATACGTTCTTTCCCGAAGGGTATTGAGCGTAAAAACGCCTGCTTGACGGCGCTGAAGCGCATACAAGTACAACCGGGCTGCTATTTACCCTCGAATCCGGAAGCTATGGTGCTGGACATTGACTATAACAGCGGCACGCCCATGCAGAGCGCCGCAAAAGCACCATACCTGGCTCGTTTTCGTGTCTATCGCTGTGGCATAACGGAGTTGGAGACACGCGCCATGGAGGTGTCTAATAATCCGGCAAGtattttaaattgcttttgaACTGTGTTGAAATAACACAATTTGTTTGCCTACAGAACTCGCAGGAAGACGCTAAGATGACACTGGGCGTTGAATCGTGGCAAGCAGCGATTTTCAAAGTGGGCGACGATGTGCGTCAAGATATATTAGCGCTGCAGGttataacaattttcaaaaatatattccaaCAAGTCGGCTTAGAGCTGTTTCTCTTTCCATATCGCGTTGTAGCGACAGCGCCCGGTGtaagtattttaatttcaaacagtaaattaatatatttaaatacatcaTCGACTTGCGTTTAGTGCGGTGTCATTGAGTGCGTGCCAAATGCTAA
The sequence above is drawn from the Bactrocera oleae isolate idBacOlea1 chromosome 5, idBacOlea1, whole genome shotgun sequence genome and encodes:
- the Pi4KIIIalpha gene encoding phosphatidylinositol 4-kinase alpha isoform X1, producing MTDAFSYQRTVQSLARVLARIEPTPWDKVQSLFRYCPQENAAGVFCLDAKAQDAVIALGIYFLESGCQHEQRIVPYLLRLAKCLPKAVWVDDAKWSKTDRIPSAEKFSFCLNTLLSDIASKCPDLREEIILNQVETLSALANIIKSSKDSSSAPPPIILCKATVPLLFGLARSMGRYASQAPSLLCRIFPREEMPVVKQNTRDGGSFSSSERIACFSQFRPIIPRSMSGSLSQDSNELRMRQLQMLNGMKQRPHLQTYFSVPYDPRTHFFTKTGSSFNQFPNMRACETPIKAKKSVTVPPFPIQHLQTIFAVAKKLLTKETLEHLDEQASDIFALHQIKGYCYKSFSETLNLVLVTLLRELLQHQIDLPTPFTKDVQEFVKRLFLNGQTELANKQQDQEKEKREENGIPVVNKYKVNVMANAACVDLLVWAIRDETVDEEYNVPSLQLGLKILLKKEADKLCGRLSQKLNSVLSHKIVLDHMPLLMVCLEGLGKLAQKFPNIAGTSISYLRDFLVDPSPILAKLHAYSQQTLALQKKEKEKLAPFKIVVQNSESRSTVDIYGENQKHAGMRPGQAAFEALRDAAIENLSIALRSAHTLDQYCVPALVANLSNRLFTAEKHESESTLVSLNIIVMLGHVAVTLKDTSKTTQNILQFFIQRFCKVPSEQNALIVDQLGCMIISQCEPHVFEEIMKMFSRVTVQSASLAYTSDQEHRKQFNNVSDAVVNALGNIAANIQGDSEMLELLGKLLELFVQIGLEGERSYDNNTPGAQKASSSAGNLGMLIPVIAVLVRRLPPIKNPRLRLHKLFKDFWVYCVVMGFTNARLWPADWYQGVQQIAAKSPLLISQTTHKSDMRELNYTSAIKSDSVSLNELRSQILLLLEHPTADVTASINKLTFAQCTYLLSVYWLETLRVENSEEPSLEPILSYLCDNALQKDKSGIWQCVKCVADQVFEKFRNVLFAHDEIREKVLESQAMLLLVYFNHIHKQIQLVADQYLSQLVDKFPHLLWNRRVLWCMLDILQLLAFSLTLDPNEETPTLRVVSTPYTLQLMDSLPARESRLKDFADRCQGIVNEAMKWAPRSTRSHLQEYPNQIPTPVLAHHSGLALAFDSVVSSNTLYPNALPSISKRPNCVNSNTPRFVSVLCLRSKYAGEISGLLSVLSEDDKAGLADRLVKDVWDACAEKSDASHRGALWRATAYLIICSDVNRKLLHAVATSQVELFTEYAVETAVECWQWVLTARQDLELCFIQEMVSAWQTTFEKKLGLFSDEVETTIPLAAYDGCKLVSKPIQIAPHLIWLQLLSEMVDTAKYCNRDKVEMFCLLLHRCLPISKNSKQNRQVSTVGCRFKLLQCGLSLLQGNTIPRSLARNILRERIYSNALDYFCGPPTCANQSKEQLLNDILILLKFWQTMRSEKKHLVTSEVGEYDITAVASTQMLSVKQNVETASLISAGDVARSMSTGGTGGWYNTIPHSTSTLSKRSNRSKRLPYQKDSYDKDYMKKRNLILELLAVELEFLITWYNPNSLPDLAIPGEEQVNEWRARPSKPNLWRDYARLAWTYNPALAVFLPLRIKSADSIEEEVSRLVCADPIAVSHIPEALKYLCNTKNLLHESPDLVYILSWAPVNPIQALSYFSRQYPSHPLTAQYAVKTLSSYQAESVLPYIPQLVQALRHDTMGYVAEFIKNISKRSQIVAHQLIWNMQTNMFMDEDQQHRDPNLYDCLEALSHNIISSFSGAAKRFYEREFDFFGKITAVSGEIRSFPKGIERKNACLTALKRIQVQPGCYLPSNPEAMVLDIDYNSGTPMQSAAKAPYLARFRVYRCGITELETRAMEVSNNPNSQEDAKMTLGVESWQAAIFKVGDDVRQDILALQVITIFKNIFQQVGLELFLFPYRVVATAPGCGVIECVPNAKSRDQLGRQTDSGLYEYFLHQYGDESSKEFQAARANFVKSMAAYSLIGYLLQIKDRHNGNIMIDKDGHVIHIDFGFMFESSPGGNIGFEPDMKLTDEMVMIMGGKMEAPPFKWFCELCVQAFLAVRPYQDAIVSLVSLMLDTGLPCFRGQTINLLKQRFVATKNNKEAAAHMLAVIRNSYQNFRTRTYDMIQYYQNQIPY